ACGAGCTGGGCGTCATGATGGCCGCTGTCGTCATTTCGATGGGCGTCATGCTGTTTGCCTCCAAGCCGCTCACGCGCTTTGTCAACGCGCATCCGACCGTCGTCGTGCTGTGCCTGAGCTTCCTGCTGATGATCGGCCTGTCGCTGATCGCCGAAGGCCTGGGCTTCCATATTCCGAAGGGTTACCTGTACGCGGCGATCGGCTTCTCGGTCGTCATCGAACTGCTCAATCAGCTGGCGCGCCGCAACTTCGTCAAGCAGGATGCGCACATCCCGCTGCGCGATCGCACGGCCGATGCGGTGCTGCGCCTGTTGGGCAGCACGCGCGGGATCGAGCCGGGCGACGAGCCGGCCCCGGTGACGAGCAAGCAGCAGAAGCAAAAGCCCGACGAGCCGACCTTCGAGCTCGAAGAGCGCAATATGGTCAGCGGTGTACTGAGCCTGTCACAGCGCTCGGTGCGTTCGATCATGACCAACCGCTCGGACATCTCGTGGATCAATATCGAAGACGATGCCGATACGATCCGCGCCCAGCTCCTGGCCACGCCGCACGGCTTCTTCCCGGTCTGCCGGGGCGAGCTCGATGAAGTGATCGGCGTCGCGCGCGCGAAAGACCTGATCGCCGACCTGGCGCTGTCGGGCGCGATCGATGCGAACCATATCCGCGTGCCGATCATCCTGCCCGATGCCAGCGGCGTGCTCAAGGTGATGGATCGCCTGAAGCGCTCGCACGGCCAGCTGGTCATCATCGCCGACGAATACGGTACCTTGCAGGGTCTGGTCACGCCAATTGACATCCTCGAAGCCATCGCCGGCGAATTCCCGGACGAAGACGAGCAGCCCGTGGTGCAGGACCTGGGCGGCGGGCGCTGGCGCGTGGATGGCACGGCCGATCTTCACTACCTGGAACAGGTGCTCGAGGTGGACGCGCTGGTGGGCGACACCGACGACTACACGTCGCTCGCCGGCCTGATGCTCGAGCGCTTCGGTACCTTGCCGCTGGTGGGCGACGGCATCGAGATTGAAGGCTTGCGCATGGAAGTCGAAGAAGTGCTGGAACGCCGTATCGCGTCGGTGCTGGTCACGCGCATCGCCGATCCGCTTTGACGACAAGTTGAACGACCGTTTTTGACAGGGACACGATCATGCAAGCACTCTCCCGGGGCCAGCGCCTGCCCCTGTCCACGGTGGCGCCAGAGGGCGTCCTGCAGGCGGGCGTGTCGGCCCAGGGCCTGGTGCTCGATGTCGCGTGCTTTGCGCTGGACGCCGCCGGCAAGCTGGCGGACGAACGCTACATGACCTTCTTCAACCAGCCTGCGACCCCCTGCGGCGGCGTGGCGCTGGATGCGGTCGGCCAGGATGCTGCGGGCTTCAGTTTCCAGCTCGTGCGGCTACCTGGTTGGGTCGAGCGCGTCAGCATCGTCGCCAGCACCGAGGGCGCAGCGACGATGGCGCAACTGCAGACCGGTTATTTGCGTCTCGTTGGGCCGCAAGGCGAGTTCGCGCGTTTCACGTTCAGCGGCAGCGACTTTGCCGGCGAGCGCGCTGTCATGCTGGGCGAGCTGTATCGCAAGGATGGCGGCTGGCGTTTCATGGCCGTGGGGCAGGGCTTCAACGGCGGCCTGGATGCGCTGGTGCGCCACTTTGGCGGCGCAGTGGCGGAGGCGGCGCCCCCGGCGCCTTCATCGGTCGACCTCGAAAAGCGCGTGGCCCAGGCCGCACCGCAGCTGGTCAATCTGGTCAAGTCGGCTGCCGTGTCGCTCGAAAAAGCGGGCCTCGCGCAGCATCGTGCCAAGGTCTGCCTGGTGCTCGACATCTCCGGTTCGATGAGCGCCTTGTACAGCAAGGGTCTGGTGCAGAAATTCGCCGAGCGCATTCTGGCGCTGGGCTGCCGTTTCGATGACGACGGCGAGATCGACGTGTTCCTGTTTGGCCGCAACGTCCATCAGGGCGAGGCGATGGATCTGTCGAACTGGCCGAACTACATCAAGGGCATCATCACGCGCCACCCGCTCGAAGGTGATACCCGCTACGGCGCCGCGATCGAAGCCGTGCGCCGCCACTACTTCCCGGATGCGTGTGGTGGCGAACGCCGTGCCGTCGCCAAGGCCGCGGTGCCGGTGTACGTGATGTTCGTTACCGACGGCTCGACGTCCGACAAGCCGCTGACCGAACGCCAGCTGCGCTGGGCCAGCCGCGAGCCGATCTTCTGGCAGTTCATGGGCATCGGCAAAGGGCGCAAGTCCAAAGCGAAAGCGCTGGCCAGCTTCGCCGACTCGGATTTCCCGTTCCTCGAAAAACTCGACGAGCTCAATGGCCGCCTTGTCGATAACGCGGATTTCTTCTCGGTGGCCTCGCCCGACGAGCATCCCGACGCCGCGCTGTACGACCTGTTGATGAACGAATACCCGCAGTGGGTGAAGCAGGTCAGGGCGCTTGGCATGATCGGCTGACGCGCGGTAGAAGGGTTCGCATTTGTCATGCAAACAGGCCCCGAAATACCGCTCTTCTCAATCGTTAGAAACCGGTAGTCGCACGTTACTCTTGTCGCATTGTCAGGACGTCGTTACGTCCACAGACCGTGTACAACAGGAGAAACAACGTGTTCGAAGGATTCATCCAGCTCACCCCAACGGGCGTCGCGCTCACCATGGCCGGGTCGTACATCATGACCGTGTTTGCCAGCGAACTGTATCTGCACCGTTCGCGCAGCCACCGCGCGATCACGTTCCACCCGATGCTGTGCCAGCTGTTTCGCCTGTGGATCTGGCTGACGACCTACGGCGTGACCGCCAAGGCCTGGGTGGCGGTGCACCGCAAGCACCACGCCAAGTGCGACACGGTCGACGACCCGCACAGCCCGCAGATCCACGGCCTCTGGACCATCCTGACCAAGGGCACGCTGCTGTACCGGAAGGCCGCCCGCAACGCGGACCTGATCAAGGCCTACGGCGTGGGCATCAAGGAAGACTGGATGGACGCGCACCTGTACACGAAGCACCGCTTCCGCGGCGCGTTCCTGTTCCTGGCGCTGGAAATGCTGGCGTTTGGCGTGACCAACGGCTTCTTGATCTGGCTGTTCCAGTTTTCGATCCTGCCATTCTGGGCCTCGGGCTTCATCAACGGGATCTTCCACGTGGTGGGCTACCGTAACTTCGAGACGAAGGAAGCGTCACGTAACTTCTTCCCGATCGGGATCATCTTCGGTGGCGCCGAACTGCACAACAACCACCACGCCAACCCGGCGTCGGCCAAGCTGTCGATGAAGTGGTGGGAGTTCGATGCGGGCTGGCTCGTCATCCGCATCCTCTCGTTCGTGCGCCTCGTGAAGATCAACCATGTCGACCGGTTACCGGCGCCGGACTCGGCGCAGGCACGGCGGCACGCGGCGGGTTGACCCCTGCCGGGCGCAGCTTCTTGCCAAGCCGGCGCCACCCGATCACCACACCCGTCACGCTGAGCAGCAGACCACCGACGCTCAGCACGACCAGCACGATGTCCCACAGCGGCCGCCGTTCCAGCAACGGCAGCCAGTCCCACGAATGCAGCATCGCGAACAGCCAGCGGCTGGTGCGCTTGCCGCTGTCGATGTGGCCCAGCACCGCACCCGTATGCGGGTCGAGATGCACCCAGGTCGCGTGCGGATCGTCGAACACGAGACGGAATGCCGGTAGCGGCTTGTCGGCGCCGCCCATCATCGTGTGCGCATCGCGTGCGTAGTAATACAGGTCATACGCAGCCAGTTGCTCGACCCGTGCGACGGGTGCATCGACCAGGTGCGTGGCTGCAGCCCACAGCGCCGCCGTGTCGAGCGTCACCGGTCGCGCCGTGTGGCTGTCCAATACCTGCGGCGCGCCGCCTGCGTGGTACGCCAGCACGCGGTTCTGGCCCAGCACGCGCACCCAGCGCAACTCGCGCACGGCGCCGGTGCTGGCGGCCAGCAGCGCCGGCGGCGCGGCGTCACGGCCCGTCAGCGTCAAGGGCCCGCCCTGCATCGCTTCGATGCGCAGCTTGGGCGCGCCGGTATCGAAGATGTGCCACGGGTTCATCGACATCAGGCCGCTGAAGATCCACGCGATCGTCACCAGCGCAAACAGCAAGCCCGTCACGTGGTGCCAGCGCATCATCGCGCCCGGATACGGCGTGCGTGCGCCGCTGCGGTACGGCGTGCGAAAGCGCCAGCGCAGGATGCCGGCCACGGTGCCCGACAGCGCGGCCGCGATACCGGCGATGGCCAGGTAATTGACGATACTGGTCCAGTAAGGCTGGAACACATTGCCGCGAAACGGATACAGCCAGTGGATCCAGGCACCGGCGTAATTCCACAACTGTTCGCTACGCGTTGCGTCGCGCACGACTTCGCCGGTTTTCCCGGACACGTACAGCAGCGTGCGATCGGCATCATTCACCTCGACCCGGTGCAGCGGGCGCTGCGCATCGAGCCCGCGCGAATGGGTGAAGGCGTCTTCGTCGATGACGTCCCGGTAAAGCACGTTCACGCCGGGGCCGGCCCAGGCGCCAGCGCTGGCCAGCGCATCGGCCGCGTTCACCGATTCCACGCGCGCGCCGCTGATGGCGTCGATGACGATGGCGCCGGTCTTGCCGCTGGCGATCGGCGTCGCCACGTACACGGCGCGTCCGCCACTGGACGCCGCCAGGCGTAACCCGTCCAGCGACCCGGTGACGCCGGCCCTGGCCAGTGCCACGTCTGGTGCCAGCGGCGGGGCGTTCTGCGACAGCGCCGGCAGATGCGCCAGCCGTTCGGCATCGGTCAGCTTCGGGTAACCGACGTACATCATGACGATGCCCGATGCGAACCACATCGCAAACAGCACGCAGCCACCGATGCCCAGCCAGCGGTGGGTCAGGAACAGCCAGCGTTTGAGTTGTGCTTTCATGCCCGACTCCCCGTCAGAACGCCACGCGCAGCGACACGTCCGCCGTGCGCGCCGCGCCCAGGTACGCCATCGTGCTGTTCACGTTGGCGGCGTAGATCCGGTCGGTCAGATTGCGCACGCGCCCGACCAGCGTGACGTCGCGGTTAATCTGGTAGGCCAGGCCAAGGTCGACGAACGTATAGGCCGGCCAGTACAGCGTGTTGGCCGCATCCGCATACACCTTGCCGACCCGGCGCACGCCGACGTTCGTCTGCAGCACTGGCGTGATGGCGTACGACAGCCACAGGTTGGCCACGGTTGCCGGCGTGTTGACCGGCGTTTTCCCGGCCAGCGACACGTTGCCCTGGCGGTAGTTCTGGTATTCGGCATCCACGTACGTGACATTGCCCTGCAGGCCAAGGCGGCGCGTCGGCTGCAGGCCGATGGCCAGTTCGACGCCTTGCGACGTCTGCTCGCCCACGAGCAGGGTCAGGGCGCTGTTGTTCGGGTCCTGCGTCGCGATGTTCTTGCGCGTGATGTGGTACGCGGCCAGCGTCGCCGTGCCCTTGCCATCCCAGAATCCCAGCTTGCTGCCCACCTCATACTGGCGCCCGGTGGTCAACTCGCTGTTATTGCGCACGTCCGCGAACGAGGCGGTCGACAGCACGCCGGACGGCGGATCGGCCGCCGTCGCAGTTTGCACATACAGGTTCATGTCGGGCGTGACGTCCCATACCAGGCCAAGGCGGCCCGTCGTCGGCGTGTAGCTGCGCGCGAAGCTGGCCGGGCTGGCGCTGGTCACCTCGCGGCGGTTGGTCAGGTCGAGTTCAATGTGCTCGTGGCGCAGCGCGGTCACCAGGTTCAGGGTGGGCACCAGCGCCGTGCGGTTCTCGATATACAGGGCCGTGGTCGTGACCTTGTTGTCGCGGTCGGGGCGGAAGCCCGGGCTCATGCCCGGCACCGCGAAGAAGCGCTCGGTGACGAAGTCGTACGGGTCGACTGTGCTGACCGTGGCGGGCAGACTGTTCGGAAAGCGCGTCTGCTTGTTGACGCTGACGTCCAGGCCAAAGGCCCAGTCGCTGCGGCGTGCGCCGATGCGGCTCTTGTAGACGCCGTCGAGGCGGTCGCCCACCATGCGCTGGTCGTGGCGCTGGAGCAGGGCGGCCGAGCGGACCACGGCCGTGTTGGACGGGTTGAAGCGGTAGGTCTCGACATTGCGGTAGTCGCGCAGCGCATCGTACAGATACAGCGTGTTCGTGAACTGCAGCGCATCGCTGACCTGCCACTTGCCGATCGAGCGCAGCCAGTGCACGCGCTGGTCGTACACGCCGTCCGCGCTGTTGTAGTTCTTGAAGCGCGTAGCCTCGAGAATGCGCGCCTGGCCCGCGATCGGATTGGCCAGCGGCGTGCCCCAGTAGGGCCGGTCCACGTCTTCCTGCTGGAATTCATAGGCCAGCGTGTGCGTCACGCCGCGCCCGAACTGTGACAGCAGGGACGCCGCGAGCTGGGTCGAGCGGCTGTCGACGCCGTCGATCGGGTTGCCGGTGTCGCGGTGGTTGATGTCGATGCGCGCATACTGGCCATCGCTCAGCTGGCGATTCAGGCCGACCGATGCTTCTTTCAAGCCATGCGCGCCAAGCCGTGCCTGGGCTTCTGAAAACTCGCGCGCCTCGGCCAGTTTGGTGATGTAGTTGATCGAGCCGCCGACGGCGCCCGAGCCATACAGAAAGCTCGACGGCCCGCCGATGGCTTCGACCCGGTCGATGATCCAGCTGTCGACGGGGCGCGCGGCGATGGTGTACTGGACGTTGATGCCGTTGAACAGCTGGCTGATCGAGCCGCTGCCGAAGCCCCGGTAGCTCACGCCAATATTGCCCGGCGCATTGTGGGCGGTCACGCCGGGGATCGCGCGCAGGATTTCCTGCGTGTCCTGGGCGCCCCGCACGTCGATCAGGGCGCGGTCGACAACCGTGACCGTGGCCGGGGTTTCACGTGCGCTCAAGCCAAGGCGGCTGGCGGTATCGAGCGGCGTGTCGAGGTTGAGCAGGCTGCCGGCGCGCGGTGCGTCGGCCGTGATCTCGACGGTGGGGATGGTCTGGGCGTGCACCTGCCACGGGACGACGAAGGTAAAGCCCAGGGCGAGCGCGATCGTGCGCGGCCGGGTGTGAAGACATGGGGTCATTGCATTTCCTGTGCGCGCGACGAACGGCGATGGCGTGCCGCGCATGGTCCACCGGTGCTGCATGAAGATGCAGCGCCGGAATCAAGGGTGAGGACGGATCAGGAAAGGGAGGGGGGCGGCCCGCGCGATTGCGCAGCTGTCCAGGCGAATTGCGGACGTGGCGCCTGATAGAACAGGGGCGGGTAGGGATCGCGCTCGAGGCTTGCCACCAGCAGTGCGCCGGCGTAGGGCGGCGGCGCCATGGCGGCGTGCTGGTGCGAACAGCACAGGTCACAGTGCGACATGTCGGGCACCGGTGGCGCCGTCGTCTGGCCCGCATCGTCCACGACCAGGACGTGGCGGGTGCCGCTGGCGCTGCAAATCTCGCTCAGGTAAGTGCTGGGCGGCTGGGCGGTGGCCAGGGCCATCGCATGCGACAGTACGGGCGTGAACAGGCCGAACAGGAACGCCACGAGGACGGTCCAGCCAAATAGCGCGCGAGTTGTGCGAAGCCTGTGCATCGGCAAATTATAGTCCTGGCAGCGCGCCGCGAACGACGATTGGTCAATTTGTCCATCTGGCCGGGCGGCACGCCACATCGCGCACGATTGCTATAATCGCGGCCTGTGCCCTTCGCCCAAGATTGATGAACACCATGCAGCGCACCCTTGTGATTTCCCCCAACTGGATCGGCGACGCCGTCATGGCCCAGCCCTTGCTGCGCCGGCTGCGGGAGCGTCATCCCGACCGGCCGATCGATGTCGTCGCGCCCACCTGGGTGGCCCCGGTCTGGCGCGCGATGCGCGAAGTCGACACGGTGCTCGAGTCGCCGTTCAAGCATGGCGCGCTGCAGTGGAAAGAGCGCAAGGCGTTCGCAAAAATGCTCAAGGCGCGCGGCTATGCCGACTCATACGTCTTGCCCAACACGCTCAAGTTCGCCCTGATCCCGTGGCTGGCCGGCATCCCGCGCCGGGTGGGCTACAAGGGCGAGATGCGCTATGGCCTGGTCAATGTCATGCACCACGACGACAAGACCGCGCCGCGGCCGATGGCTCAGTTCTATCAGGCACTGGCCGACGCCCCGGTGCGCGATCTGGCGCGGCCAGAGCGTCTGCCCGAACCGGTGATGACCGTGGCGCCAGCAGAAGCGCAGGCCGCGCTCGCGCGCCTGCAGCTGCCGGGCGGCGCGCACGTCGTGTTTGCGCCGGGCGCCGAATTCGGCCCCGCCAAGCGCTGGCCGTCCGCGTACTTTGCCGAGCTTGCGCAAACGATCCTGGCGCATCGCCCGGATGTACAGATCCTGCTGCTCGGCTCACCGAAAGACCGCGCGGTCTGCGACGAGATCACGGCGATCGCGCCGCAGGCGCATAACCTGGCCGGGTCGACTTCGCTGGCCGAAGCCATCGCGCTGATCTCGCGCGCTGCCGCCGTGGTCACGAACGACTCGGGCCTGATGCACATCGGCGCGGCGCTGGGGCGGCCCGTGGTGGCCATCTATGGCCCGACCGATCCGCGCCACACGCCGCCGCTGTCGCAGCTGGCGCAGATCCTGTGGCTGCACATCGAATGCTCGCCGTGCCAGCAGCGCGAATGCCCGCTGGGCCACCAGAACTGCATGAAGCAGATCCTGCCGCAGGCTGTCTGGCAGCCCTTGCAATCCATGCTTGCCGCCGCGTGATGCGGGCAAGCCAAACGATTTAACAGAGGACCCCATCATGATTCTGGTTACCGGCGCCGCAGGTTTTATTGGCGCGAACCTCGTGCATGCACTGTCAGCGCGCCAGCCGTTCAGCGTGTTCGCCGTCGACAATATGTCGCGGCCCGAAAAATTTCATAACATCGTCGACGCCGAGATTGCGGACTACGCCGACAAGGAAGACTTCCTGGTGCGCCTGAAGGCCGGTGAATTCGACAACAAGTTCACCGCCGTGCTGCACCAGGGCGCGTGCTCGAACACGATGGAGACCGATGGCCGCTACATGATGAAGAATAACTACGACTACACGGTCGCGTTGTTCGAATTCTGCCAGCGCCAGGACATCCCGTTCATCTACGCGTCGTCAGCCGCCGTGTATGGCGCCGGCACCGTGTTTCGCGAAGAGCGGCCGCTCGAGCGGCCACTGAACGTGTACGGCTATTCGAAATTCCTGTTCGACCAGTACCTGCGCCGCTACTGGGCCACCAAGGGCAAGGATGCGGGCAGCCAGGTCGTTGGCCTGCGCTACTTCAACGTCTATGGCCCGCTGGAAGGGCACAAGGGCACGATGGCGTCGGTGCCGTTCCACCAGTACCACCAGTTCCTGAAGGACGGCAAGGTGCGCCTGTTCGGCGCCAACGACGGCTATGAAGCCGGCGCCCAGATGCGCGACTTCGTCTACATCGATGATGTCGTCAAGGTCAACCTGTTCTTCCTGGACCATCCCGAACAGCGCGGCATCTTCAACCTGGGCACCGGCCGCGCGCAGCCGTTCAACGACCTGGCGGTGGCCACCGCCAACGCATTGGCCAATGAAGGCAAGCCGGCCTTGACGCTGCAGGAGATCGTCGACCAGGGGCTGCTCGAATACCTGCCATTCCCGGACAAATTGAAGGGCAAGTACCAGAGCTTCACGCAGGCCGACATCTCGGCACTGCGCGCAGCCGGCTACAACGAACCGTTCACCGACGCGGCCACCGGCGTGGCGAAGTACATGGACTGGCTGCGCGCGCAGCCGGTGCGTTAAGGCCGACGTTTACATCACGTATACACCGGGGGCCAAGCTTTATACCCGGTTTTTACGCCTGAATCGCTAACCTGCTCGTGTTCCATGCGGCGCTATCGTGCGCCGCCTGGGTTCCAACACAACCACGAGCAGACACCATGAACGCATCGATTCAAGCACGGCGCTCCGCCCTGGCGGCAGCCGCCATGCTGGCCATCAGTGGCGCGGCCCAGGGCCAGGTCACCGACACCGTCGCGCTGGCCGAACCTTCCGCAGCCGCATCCCCCGTCACCTTCAACGCCGCGATCACATCGGACTACCGCTACCGCGGCATTTCGCAGACGCGCCTGCAACCGGCAGTGCAGGGCGGTCTTGATTACGTCCACGCCGCTGGCTGGTACGCCGGCGCCTGGGGCTCTACCGTCAAGTTCGCGAAGGACGCCGGGGGCGACGGCGACGTGGAGATCGACCTGTACGCGGGCAAGCGCGGCGAGATCGCGGTCGGCCTGTCCTCGGGTCTGACGTACGACGTCGGCGTGCTGCGCTATCTGTATCCGGACAATGGCCTGGGCCAGGTCGCCGGTTTCGTCAACGCCAACACCACCGAGGTGTATGCGCAACTGGGTTACGGCCCTGCCTACATCAAGTATTCGCACGCCACCACGAACCTGTTCGGCTTCGTCGACAGCGAAGGCAGCGGCTATCTCGACATCGGCGCCAATCTCGACGCCGGCCATGGCATCACGGTGCAGCTGCACGCGGGCCGCCAGCGCGTGGACAACAACCCGGCAGCCGATTACACCGACTGGAAGATCGGCGCCTCGCGCAGCTTCGCGTTGGCCACGGTCGCCGTCGCGTATGTCGGTACCAACGCCAGCAAGAGCGCGTACGCCTCGCCAAGAAACGGCAAGTTCACGGGCCGCGACGCGCTGCAGCTGAGCCTCAGCCGCACCTTCTGAATCCAACCACCAGAATAACAACCTCGCTGAAAGCGAACGTCCATGGATCTCATCTATATCGGCGCGCTCCTCGTCTTTGTCCGCCTGACTTGCCTGCTGGTGAGCGGTTGCGGACTCCTCGGAGGCAAGCAATGAATCTCTCCTACGTGATCGGCGGCCTGGCCGCCTGCGCGCTCCTGGTCTATCTCCTGATCGCCCTGTTCAAACCGGAGGACATGTGATGGCCACCACTGAACTGATGACGCAGTTTCTGCCGCTGCTCGCGCTGTTTCTGGTCGTGCTGCTGGCGCTGGCCTGGCCACTGGGCGCGCTGCTGGCGCGCATCGGCGCCGCCGACATCCAACCGGGCGCCGTGCCCGGCCTGGGCTGGGTCGGCGGCATCGAGCGCGTGCTGCTGCGCGCCGCGGGTCCCGCTGCCGGCGCCGCCCAGACCTGGAAAGCCTATGCGCTGGCGCTGATCGCGTTCAATGCGGTGGGCGTGATCTTTGTCTATGGCCTGCAGCGCCTGCAAGGCTGGCTCCCGCTCAACCCGGAAGGCATGGCGGGCGTGAGCCCCGATTCGAGTTTCAACACCGCCGTCAGCTTTGTCGCCAACACCAACTGGCAAGGCTACAGCGGCGAGCAGACGATGAGCATACTGACCCAGATGGTCGGCCTGGCCGGTCAGAACTTCTTTTCGGCCGCCACCGGCATCGCCGTCGCGTTCGCGCTGATCCGCGGCTTTGCTGCCCGTTCGGCCGGCGCGATCGGCAATTTCTGGGTCGACGTCACGCGCTCGACGCTGTATGTGCTGCTGCCGCTATCCGTGATCCTGGCCGTGTTTCTGGCGGGGCAGGGCGTGGTGCAGAGCCTGGCGCCGCACGCCGAAGCGCAGATGATCGAGCCGGTCACGTACACGCAGCCGGCCAGCGATGGCCAGGCGGCAGTCGAGACACGTGCCGACACGCAGGTCATTCCAATGGGTCCCGTCGCTTCGCAGGAAGCCATCAAGATGCTGGGCACGAATGGCGGTGGCTACTTCAACGCCAACTCGGCGCACCCGTTTGAGAACCCGACCGCACTGTCGAACTTTGCGCAGATGATCGCCATCTTCCTGATCCCGGCCGCGCTGTGCTTCGCGTTCGGCCGCATGGTGGGCGACACCCGCCAGGGCTGGGCCGTGTTGGGCACGATGACGCTGATCTTCGTGATTGCGGCCATCGGGGCGTTCTCCGCCGAGCAGCAAGCCAATCCGCTGCTGGCGCCGATGGGCATCGACCAGGTGGCAAGCAGCCTGCAGTCGGGCGGCAATATGGAAGGCAAGGAGACCCGCTTCGGCATCGCCGCATCGAGCCTGTTCGCCGTCGTGACCACGGCCGCATCGTGCGGCGCCGTCAACGCCATGCACGATTCGTTCACGCCGCTGGGCGGCATGGTGCCGATGGTGATGATGCAGTTCGGTGAAGTGATCTTCGGCGGTGTCGGCTCGGGCCTGTACGGCATGCTGGTGTTCGCGATCCTGACGGTGTTCATCGCCGGCCTGATGATCGGCCGCACGCCGGAATACCTGGGCAAGAAGATCGGTGCGTTCGAGATGAAGATGGTCGCCGTCGTCATCCTGGTCACGCCGTGCCTGGTCCTGCTGGGCACCGCGCTGGCCGTCACGACCGGTCTTGGGGCGGCCGGCGTGGCCAATCCGGGCGCGCACGGCTTCTCCGAAATCCTGTATGCGCTCACGTCCGCCGCCAACAACAACGGCAGCGCGTTTGCAGGCTTGTCGGCCAATACACCGTTCTACAACACGCTGCTGGCCGTGGCCATGTGGTTCGGCCGCTTTGCCGTGATCGTACCGGTGCTGGCCATTGCCGGCTCCCTGGCCGGCCGCCAGCGCCTGCCCACCACACCCGGCACCTTGCCCACCCATGGCCTGATGTTCGTCGCCATGCTGGCCGCGATCGTCGTGCTGGTCGGTGTTCTCAACTACGTCCCGGCGC
The sequence above is a segment of the Oxalobacteraceae sp. CFBP 8761 genome. Coding sequences within it:
- a CDS encoding TerC family protein, whose amino-acid sequence is MEWLFDPNIWVGLFTLVVLEIVLGIDNLIFIAILADKLPPHQRDKARLVGLSLAMIMRLGLLTVIAWLVKLTAPLIALGPLTFSGRDLILLVGGFFLLAKATMELHERVEGKLHVATGKRAYASFAAVVAQIIVLDAVFSLDAVITAVGMVDELGVMMAAVVISMGVMLFASKPLTRFVNAHPTVVVLCLSFLLMIGLSLIAEGLGFHIPKGYLYAAIGFSVVIELLNQLARRNFVKQDAHIPLRDRTADAVLRLLGSTRGIEPGDEPAPVTSKQQKQKPDEPTFELEERNMVSGVLSLSQRSVRSIMTNRSDISWINIEDDADTIRAQLLATPHGFFPVCRGELDEVIGVARAKDLIADLALSGAIDANHIRVPIILPDASGVLKVMDRLKRSHGQLVIIADEYGTLQGLVTPIDILEAIAGEFPDEDEQPVVQDLGGGRWRVDGTADLHYLEQVLEVDALVGDTDDYTSLAGLMLERFGTLPLVGDGIEIEGLRMEVEEVLERRIASVLVTRIADPL
- a CDS encoding VWA domain-containing protein: MQALSRGQRLPLSTVAPEGVLQAGVSAQGLVLDVACFALDAAGKLADERYMTFFNQPATPCGGVALDAVGQDAAGFSFQLVRLPGWVERVSIVASTEGAATMAQLQTGYLRLVGPQGEFARFTFSGSDFAGERAVMLGELYRKDGGWRFMAVGQGFNGGLDALVRHFGGAVAEAAPPAPSSVDLEKRVAQAAPQLVNLVKSAAVSLEKAGLAQHRAKVCLVLDISGSMSALYSKGLVQKFAERILALGCRFDDDGEIDVFLFGRNVHQGEAMDLSNWPNYIKGIITRHPLEGDTRYGAAIEAVRRHYFPDACGGERRAVAKAAVPVYVMFVTDGSTSDKPLTERQLRWASREPIFWQFMGIGKGRKSKAKALASFADSDFPFLEKLDELNGRLVDNADFFSVASPDEHPDAALYDLLMNEYPQWVKQVRALGMIG
- a CDS encoding fatty acid desaturase, whose translation is MFEGFIQLTPTGVALTMAGSYIMTVFASELYLHRSRSHRAITFHPMLCQLFRLWIWLTTYGVTAKAWVAVHRKHHAKCDTVDDPHSPQIHGLWTILTKGTLLYRKAARNADLIKAYGVGIKEDWMDAHLYTKHRFRGAFLFLALEMLAFGVTNGFLIWLFQFSILPFWASGFINGIFHVVGYRNFETKEASRNFFPIGIIFGGAELHNNHHANPASAKLSMKWWEFDAGWLVIRILSFVRLVKINHVDRLPAPDSAQARRHAAG
- a CDS encoding PepSY domain-containing protein, coding for MKAQLKRWLFLTHRWLGIGGCVLFAMWFASGIVMMYVGYPKLTDAERLAHLPALSQNAPPLAPDVALARAGVTGSLDGLRLAASSGGRAVYVATPIASGKTGAIVIDAISGARVESVNAADALASAGAWAGPGVNVLYRDVIDEDAFTHSRGLDAQRPLHRVEVNDADRTLLYVSGKTGEVVRDATRSEQLWNYAGAWIHWLYPFRGNVFQPYWTSIVNYLAIAGIAAALSGTVAGILRWRFRTPYRSGARTPYPGAMMRWHHVTGLLFALVTIAWIFSGLMSMNPWHIFDTGAPKLRIEAMQGGPLTLTGRDAAPPALLAASTGAVRELRWVRVLGQNRVLAYHAGGAPQVLDSHTARPVTLDTAALWAAATHLVDAPVARVEQLAAYDLYYYARDAHTMMGGADKPLPAFRLVFDDPHATWVHLDPHTGAVLGHIDSGKRTSRWLFAMLHSWDWLPLLERRPLWDIVLVVLSVGGLLLSVTGVVIGWRRLGKKLRPAGVNPPRAAVPAPSPAPVTGRHG
- a CDS encoding TonB-dependent receptor produces the protein MTPCLHTRPRTIALALGFTFVVPWQVHAQTIPTVEITADAPRAGSLLNLDTPLDTASRLGLSARETPATVTVVDRALIDVRGAQDTQEILRAIPGVTAHNAPGNIGVSYRGFGSGSISQLFNGINVQYTIAARPVDSWIIDRVEAIGGPSSFLYGSGAVGGSINYITKLAEAREFSEAQARLGAHGLKEASVGLNRQLSDGQYARIDINHRDTGNPIDGVDSRSTQLAASLLSQFGRGVTHTLAYEFQQEDVDRPYWGTPLANPIAGQARILEATRFKNYNSADGVYDQRVHWLRSIGKWQVSDALQFTNTLYLYDALRDYRNVETYRFNPSNTAVVRSAALLQRHDQRMVGDRLDGVYKSRIGARRSDWAFGLDVSVNKQTRFPNSLPATVSTVDPYDFVTERFFAVPGMSPGFRPDRDNKVTTTALYIENRTALVPTLNLVTALRHEHIELDLTNRREVTSASPASFARSYTPTTGRLGLVWDVTPDMNLYVQTATAADPPSGVLSTASFADVRNNSELTTGRQYEVGSKLGFWDGKGTATLAAYHITRKNIATQDPNNSALTLLVGEQTSQGVELAIGLQPTRRLGLQGNVTYVDAEYQNYRQGNVSLAGKTPVNTPATVANLWLSYAITPVLQTNVGVRRVGKVYADAANTLYWPAYTFVDLGLAYQINRDVTLVGRVRNLTDRIYAANVNSTMAYLGAARTADVSLRVAF
- a CDS encoding DUF2946 domain-containing protein gives rise to the protein MHRLRTTRALFGWTVLVAFLFGLFTPVLSHAMALATAQPPSTYLSEICSASGTRHVLVVDDAGQTTAPPVPDMSHCDLCCSHQHAAMAPPPYAGALLVASLERDPYPPLFYQAPRPQFAWTAAQSRGPPPSLS
- the waaF gene encoding lipopolysaccharide heptosyltransferase II yields the protein MQRTLVISPNWIGDAVMAQPLLRRLRERHPDRPIDVVAPTWVAPVWRAMREVDTVLESPFKHGALQWKERKAFAKMLKARGYADSYVLPNTLKFALIPWLAGIPRRVGYKGEMRYGLVNVMHHDDKTAPRPMAQFYQALADAPVRDLARPERLPEPVMTVAPAEAQAALARLQLPGGAHVVFAPGAEFGPAKRWPSAYFAELAQTILAHRPDVQILLLGSPKDRAVCDEITAIAPQAHNLAGSTSLAEAIALISRAAAVVTNDSGLMHIGAALGRPVVAIYGPTDPRHTPPLSQLAQILWLHIECSPCQQRECPLGHQNCMKQILPQAVWQPLQSMLAAA